A window from Mytilus galloprovincialis chromosome 8, xbMytGall1.hap1.1, whole genome shotgun sequence encodes these proteins:
- the LOC143085400 gene encoding ribose-phosphate pyrophosphokinase 1 isoform X2: MLMELLIMINACKIASACRVTALIPCFPYARQDKKDKSRAPISAKLVANMLSVAGADHIITMDLHASQIQGFFDIPVDNLYAEPAVIKWIKENIQDWRNSCIVSPDAGGAKRVTSMADRLNVDFALIHKERKRANEVASMVLVGDVKDQVAILLDDMADTCGTFCHAAEKLIEAGASKVYAICTHGIFSGPAITRINESVFEAVVVTNTIPQEERQKQAPKIQCIDISIILAEAVRRTHNGESVSYLFSHVPL, translated from the exons ATGTTGATGGAATTGTTGATCATGATAAATGCCTGTAAGATAGCATCTGCGTGTCGTGTCACAGCTCTCATTCCATGTTTCCCATACGCTAGACAGGACAAAAAAGATAAA AGCAGAGCTCCAATATCTGCCAAGTTGGTAGCCAATATGTTGTCAGTAGCTGGTGCAGATCATATCATCACTATGGACTTACATGCTTCTCAAATTCAG GGTTTCTTTGACATTCCAGTTGACAATTTATATGCAGAGCCAGCTGTCATTAAATGGATTAAAGAGAATATTCAGGATTGGAGAAACAGTTGTATAGTTTCCCCTGATGCTGGAGGGGCTAAACG gGTTACTTCTATGGCAGATCGTCTCAATGTTGACTTTGCCTTGATTCACAAGGAACGCAAGAGAGCCAACGAAGTGGCATCAATGGTACTGGTTGGTGATGTGAAGGACCAAGTGGCTATCTTATTAGATGATATGGCAGATACTTGTGGTACATTCTGTCATGCTGCTGAAAA attGATAGAAGCTGGCGCCAGTAAAGTTTATGCCATCTGTACACATGGGATATTTTCTGGTCCAGCCATAACACGCATCAATGAATCTGTATTTGAAGCTGTTGTTGTAACCAATACAATACCTCAGGAAGAAAGGCAAAAACAAGCTCCAAAAATACAG tgTATAGATATATCCATCATTCTAGCTGAGGCTGTGAGAAGAACACACAATGGAGAATCTGTCTCCTATTTGTTTAGTCATGTACCATTATAA
- the LOC143085400 gene encoding ribose-phosphate pyrophosphokinase 2 isoform X1, whose translation MLGIRKQISESKSLTDFGRMPNIKVFSGSSHVDLAQKICDRLGIEQGKVVTKKFSNGECSVEIGESVRGEDVYIVQSGCDEVNDMLMELLIMINACKIASACRVTALIPCFPYARQDKKDKSRAPISAKLVANMLSVAGADHIITMDLHASQIQGFFDIPVDNLYAEPAVIKWIKENIQDWRNSCIVSPDAGGAKRVTSMADRLNVDFALIHKERKRANEVASMVLVGDVKDQVAILLDDMADTCGTFCHAAEKLIEAGASKVYAICTHGIFSGPAITRINESVFEAVVVTNTIPQEERQKQAPKIQCIDISIILAEAVRRTHNGESVSYLFSHVPL comes from the exons ATGTTGGGTATTCGTAAACAAATTTCTGAATCAAAAAGCTTGACAGACTTCGGAAGAATGCCTAACATTAAGGTTTTTAGTGGAAGTTCTCATGTTGATCTTGCACAGAAAATTTGCGATCGTCTTGGAATAGAACAAGGCAAAGTTGTTACCAAAAAATTTAGCAACGGTGAATGCAG TGTTGAGATCGGAGAATCTGTGCGTGGAGAAGATGTGTACATTGTACAGAGTGGTTGTGATGAGGTGAATGATATGTTGATGGAATTGTTGATCATGATAAATGCCTGTAAGATAGCATCTGCGTGTCGTGTCACAGCTCTCATTCCATGTTTCCCATACGCTAGACAGGACAAAAAAGATAAA AGCAGAGCTCCAATATCTGCCAAGTTGGTAGCCAATATGTTGTCAGTAGCTGGTGCAGATCATATCATCACTATGGACTTACATGCTTCTCAAATTCAG GGTTTCTTTGACATTCCAGTTGACAATTTATATGCAGAGCCAGCTGTCATTAAATGGATTAAAGAGAATATTCAGGATTGGAGAAACAGTTGTATAGTTTCCCCTGATGCTGGAGGGGCTAAACG gGTTACTTCTATGGCAGATCGTCTCAATGTTGACTTTGCCTTGATTCACAAGGAACGCAAGAGAGCCAACGAAGTGGCATCAATGGTACTGGTTGGTGATGTGAAGGACCAAGTGGCTATCTTATTAGATGATATGGCAGATACTTGTGGTACATTCTGTCATGCTGCTGAAAA attGATAGAAGCTGGCGCCAGTAAAGTTTATGCCATCTGTACACATGGGATATTTTCTGGTCCAGCCATAACACGCATCAATGAATCTGTATTTGAAGCTGTTGTTGTAACCAATACAATACCTCAGGAAGAAAGGCAAAAACAAGCTCCAAAAATACAG tgTATAGATATATCCATCATTCTAGCTGAGGCTGTGAGAAGAACACACAATGGAGAATCTGTCTCCTATTTGTTTAGTCATGTACCATTATAA